One window from the genome of Hoplias malabaricus isolate fHopMal1 chromosome X2, fHopMal1.hap1, whole genome shotgun sequence encodes:
- the LOC136676605 gene encoding vasorin-like, protein MWLWTPVWRFLLFSLLILPWTLCGACPKDCTCNSPQYIFCIQRRSSSMPLNLPASTQDLYVFQNGINSLQKQDFLSLSELKMLDLSQNALTEIPDGVFGSLSSLHNLDLSSNLITHISKDSFAGLVNLERLYLHNNRIKSIYPAAFKDLKNLLELKLQGNKINIFPILHLPRLLLLDLSSNSLPAPGPADLQTPHLESLKLAGLGLTDLDEGLMKSLGNLHDLDVSQNQLARMPPALKSARGLIRLNLASNPLGPLKQEDFQNLVGLQKLDLSSLNLQGFPEGFFQMLPKLNHLTAAENPFNCLCPLAWFPNWLKEKNIELGQPEVTRCHFPPVNAGKMLAELEKKDFGCPTSTTELSDSLTSSSTRSPPEATTAMQTTQAFLPLDPTEEPSTETDLHLSPEETASPSTYKEPEEYMCPSNICLNGGTCRFDEQGQVDCLCPPVTSGIYCEHLGKSQSPPLNPRVYVVATVAVLDNISSHHVTSTSITLDLHRYIESRPHIRGIRLTFRNLSGPDRRPIQLSVPPSYPEYTLRGLQPNCTYSVCASPLGEPVDDMVSCMEARTAGSLPPSHEPSMIISEPSSTLVPIIIAVAVVMAVAIIAAVVVISRRRRAKSPEDLDLGEPTPFELEGVKACLENGTGHPKHPEIMPCPQVSHGGMEYAMPLIQEQFAANNNTDARIPSYIKMQKSAA, encoded by the coding sequence ATGTGGCTGTGGACCCCAGTTTGGAGATTCCTCCTGTTCTCCCTGCTGATACTTCCCTGGACGCTCTGTGGTGCATGTCCAAAAGACTGTACATGCAATTCTCCACAATACATCTTCTGCATCCAACGGCGCTCCTCTTCGATGCCCCTCAATCTACCTGCCTCCACACAAGATCTGTATGTGTTCCAGAATGGCATCAATTCCTTGCAAAAGCAGGACTTCCTCAGTTTGTCTGAGCTGAAGATGCTCGACCTGAGCCAAAATGCGCTAACAGAGATTCCAGATGGCGTTTTTGGGTCGCTATCTTCACTACACAATCTAGACCTCTCTTCAAATCTCATTACTCACATATCCAAGGACAGCTTTGCTGGGCTAGTAAATTTGGAGAGGCTGTATCTCCACAACAACCGCATCAAGAGCATCTACCCAGCTGCATTTAAAGATCTAAAGAACTTGCTGGAGCTGAAGCTGCAGGGAAATAAGATCAATATATTTCCTATTCTCCATCTACCCAGATTGCTCCTGTTAGATCTAAGCTCTAACAGCCTTCCTGCTCCTGGACCTGCTGACCTCCAGACACCACACCTGGAGTCGCTGAAGTTAGCTGGACTGGGATTGACTGACTTGGATGAAGGATTAATGAAAAGTTTGGGGAACCTGCATGATCTGGATGTGTCTCAAAACCAGCTAGCAAGAATGCCCCCTGCACTAAAATCAGCGAGAGGGCTGATCCGTCTTAACCTCGCTTCTAACCCTTTAGGCCCACTCAAGCAAGAGGACTTCCAGAATCTAGTAGGATTGCAGAAGTTGGACCTAAGTAGCCTGAATCTGCAAGGGTTCCCTGAGGGTTTTTTCCAGATGCTCCCAAAATTGAACCATCTCACAGCTGCAGAAAACCCATTCAACTGCTTGTGTCCACTTGCATGGTTCCCCAACTGgctgaaagagaaaaatattGAACTTGGTCAGCCAGAGGTGACACGCTGCCACTTTCCCCCTGTAAATGCAGGCAAAATGCTGGCTGAACTGGAAAAAAAGGATTTTGGATGTCCCACATCCACCACTGAGCTGTCTGATTCACTTACCAGCAGCAGCACACGCAGTCCACCAGAAGCCACAACTGCTATGCAGACCACTCAGGCCTTCCTTCCTCTGGATCCTACTGAGGAGCCATCCACTGAGACAGACTTACATCTATCTCCTGAGGAAACAGCTTCTCCCAGCACCTACAAGGAACCTGAAGAATACATGTGTCCCTCAAACATCTGCCTGAATGGGGGCACATGCAGGTTTGATGAACAGGGACAAGTGGATTGTCTGTGTCCTCCAGTCACATCTGGAATTTACTGTGAGCATCTGGGCAAATCCCAGTCTCCTCCATTGAATCCGAGGGTTTATGTGGTAGCCACAGTAGCTGTTCTAGACAACATCAGCTCCCATCATGTAACCAGCACCTCTATCACACTTGACCTTCATCGTTACATCGAATCGCGGCCACACATCCGTGGAATTCGCCTGACTTTCCGAAACTTGTCTGGACCTGACCGAAGACCCATACAGCTCAGCGTGCCTCCATCCTACCCTGAGTATACATTGAGAGGGCTGCAGCCCAACTGCACCTACTCTGTATGTGCCAGCCCACTCGGTGAGCCAGTGGATGACATGGTGTCCTGCATGGAGGCTCGCACTGCAGGAAGCTTACCTCCATCTCATGAACCCAGTATGATTATAAGTGAACCTTCCTCTACTCTTGTACCCATAATAATAGCAGTGGCTGTGGTCATGGCAGTGGCCATAATTGCAGCAGTGGTGGTGATTTCTCGCAGGAGAAGGGCCAAAAGTCCTGAAGATCTGGATCTTGGGGAGCCGACTCCTTTTGAGTTAGAAGGCGTCAAGGCATGCTTGGAAAATGGGACTGGACATCCAAAGCATCCAGAGATCATGCCCTGCCCACAAGTATCTCATGGTGGCATGGAATATGCAATGCCGCTGATCCAAGAACAGTTTGCTGCCAACAACAACACAGATGCTCGGATACCTTCATATATTAAAATGCAAAAAAGTGCTGCTTAg